A stretch of the Malus domestica chromosome 08, GDT2T_hap1 genome encodes the following:
- the LOC114826343 gene encoding uncharacterized protein translates to MDVNDSHESKFHEPLTGVNYKKWKQDLEIVLGVMDMDLALRTEELPMPNKGCTLSQRSKHEKWENSNIISLMIIKRSMTDVVCGGFPEATNSKEFMKSIEEKYKEYERTKTGNLMNSLTTIRYDGEWGICEYTLKVIDIAGKLRTLEVLISKTFLVHVIMNSLPISYTQLNVSYDTLQRKWDVNELITICVGEEVRIKKERAEKETGSCQRFEAKVAYWDAPYANQWHEGSNYSSMGMVYPLTGVRSLNLPWALRASR, encoded by the exons ATGGATGTGAATGATAG CCATGAATCCAAGTTCCATGAACCTCTCACTGGTGTCAACTATAAGAAGTGGAAACAGGATTTAGAGATAGTTTTGGGTGTCATGGATATGGATTTGGCGCTAAGAACTGAAGAACTACCAATGCCAAATAAAGGATGCACTTTGAGCCAGAGATCCAAGCATGAAAAATGGGAGAATTCGAACATAATATCCCTCATGATAATCAAAAGGTCCATGACTGATGTTGTTTGTGGAGGCTTCCCAGAGGCAACTAATTCAAAGGAGTTCATGAAATCGATTGAAGAGAAGTACAAAGAATATGAAAGGACAAAAACTGGGAACTTGATGAACTCACTGACAACCATCAGATACGATGGTGAATGGGGTATCTGTGAATACACTCTCAAGGTTATCGACATTGCTGGGAAGCTTAGAACACTCGAGGTACTCATTTCTAAAACATTTTTGGTCCATGTCATCATGAATTCCTTGCCTATTTCTTATACTCAATTGAATGTATCCTATGATACACTGCAAAGAAAGTGGGATGTCAATGAATTAATAACTATATGTGTGGGTGAGGAAGTGAGGATTAAGAAGGAAAGGGCTGAAAAGGAGACGG GCAGTTGTCAAAGATTTGAAGCCAAGGTTGCTTACTGGGATGCACCATATGCTAACCAATGGCATGAAGGTTCAAACTATTCAAGCATGGGGATGGTTTATCCGCTTACTGGTGTTCGCTCTCTAAATCTGCCATGGGCCTTGCGGGCAAGCCGGTGA